The DNA sequence GGAACCAGGTACTTCCGCTTGTCAATGTCCACAATCTGAGAGCCCGAGACCTTTTCAACAATCACCTGCTCAAAGGACAATGGAGGGGGGTAAAATGGAGAGGGACAGGATACATCAGAACGTTAACACAAGGACAATATACTCAATGGCAGTTGGAGAGGCTCAGCAGAAAAAAATGATAGACAAGACCAGCCACAGCATGTCACAACCTCTTCTCAGTTTTCTGAAATGCAAAGGGAGGGAGGACTTTTGGCACTCAAGGTTAAGCCACAAGGGCCTTTTCCCAAACTTCAATCAGTGGCTGCCCCAACCATATCCTTTCCTGGACGGATCTGAAAACAGCCACCATCACACAATCCTTGGTTGCCTTAAGGCTAGATCACAGCCATGTGTTCTATGAGGTGTTTGGAACTTCCATTGTTCCCCACTCTCATAATATTGGAACCCTGTAGGGGTAATCCGATGAAGCTAAATGCTAGAAGATAAAGGACAGACAAAAAAAGTACTTCTGCACATAATCCATAGTTTAGCGATAGAATTTTCTCCCACAATATgttgtggtggattctccttcatttgaggtttctaagcagaggttggatggccatctgtcatggatgctttagtcgagattcctATATCGCTgggagtttgactagatgacccttggagtcctttccaactctacaattctatgatggtaaccaacttggttggctttaaatGGGATTTAGACAAATTGATGATGAATatggctatcaatagctactagccacagtggctatatGTATCACCAGGAGCACAGGCCTTAGGCCTCTGATTGAAAGATATggtgaatcacaagtgggaagaggaCTTTGGCTCCCATATCCTTGTCCTGGGCTTCCTATTGGACCATCTGTTTGGCCAGTGTGCAAACTGTTATTTGAGTAGCCAATAATCTATGGAAAAGTAAATGATATTTTTCCAATTCTAGCATATTATTCTAGCAGCTGttaacaaattattatttcccTTGCCTTTTTGTGATAAGTTATCCTTAAGATAATCAAACAACATTACCATATAGTCTTTGGGAGGATTATAGTCCCCCCTTTTTGACACAACTAAATCTCAGAATATCTGAATTTCTGTACACATCTACATAAAGTAGAACccgtttgcttgtttgcttttatgACTGAATTCCCCGGCTCATGCCGGGAATGGAAGATCCAGGGGAATGTCTCCCCTCGCTCCCTCCATTCGCTTTACAGGCCTAAGTCAAAGTTTCCTACCAACCGGGCGAGGCACTGGGCGGGCGGAAAAAGGTACAAGCGCTCGGGCCAAACAGGCTGTTTGTTGCTTCGTCTCCGCAGGGCGGATTTCGAACGGGAGCAAACCTGCACCGATGCTGAAGAGGCCCAGCCCACCCAAACCCCACCCCGCGCGGACCTTCCGGTCTCCTCCCCGAAAGGCTAAGTAGCGGCCGCGAGAGACTTACCGGGACGCGGTCAGGGTACTTGGCCCGGATCTTGGCGGACTCCACGCAGCGGTGCTCTGCGGAGACAAACAAGGGAGGCGCGTCAGGAGGGGCGGGGAGAGACACCGGCCGGCGCCAGAGCCCAGCGGTCCCCGACCCGCCGTGCTGCGCGTGTGGCGAGAGAgacgccctcccccccccccgaggccgGGAACCAGGCCGGGCCTCATCCCTGGAGAAGGCGGCGACGACGgcggcctcctcctccctcctggcccCTCACCCAGCGCGTGGTCCTCCTTGAACATCCACTTCATGGCGCCggtgcgggcgggcgggggaaggaagggaggggccGGCCTGTCGGTCTTCCTCTCGGTCCGTCGGGCCCGTAGTGCCAcagtcacaacaacaacaacgacgacgacgagcagcagcagccaccactaCGGCACGGCGGGCGGGACTTCCGGCTCACCGTTTCCCGGCAACCACTCGGGAGCCAGGACTTCCAGAAGGTTGGGCGGAGCGGCACGTCGCAGTGGTCACGTCGCGAGGCCCGGCCCTCCGCGCGTATATCTTTGCGTCCTTCCCGTGCTGATTGGTTGACGGCGCCCGACCCGCAGTGGCGCGCAGCTGCCCACGGCTCGCGGCCGTTGCCCGGGTGACGGGCTGCCGCCATGGCCTGGCTAGAAGTGGTCTCCGAAAGCGGCGGGCGGCGGCACCGGGTCGCGCTGTGCTCGCTGACGGCGCTCGGGCTGCTGCTTCTGGGCGTGCTCACCTACGTGCCGCCGCTGCTGGTGGCCTACCGGAGCCACGGTGGGTAGCGGATGGCCACCAAGGCGTCCCTTCCCCGTCccgctccctccttccctctgacCGGCGCTGCTTCTTTTTCCCTTCCAGGCTTCTGGCTGAAGCGGAGCAGCTACGCGGAGCAGCCGAGCGTCCGCTTCCGGCACGAGGTGCTGCTGGTGGGGCTGATGGAGGACGGCGGCTTCGTGGGCTGGAGCTCCTTTCCCGCCTGCAACCGCCTCCTGGGCGACCGCCTGCGCGTCCCGCTCGTCTCGGTAGGCGCCTCTGAGCGCGTGCAAAGTGCTTCTTGCTGGGGCGGCCAGTGGGGGCGACTCTCAGGGCATCGGCCGCGGACGGGTTTCCTCCCTCCAGTAGCCCTTTAGATCCGCCGGTAAATACAATCCGAGCAAGAGCAGCGTTGACGATGATGACTGCTGGGCTCAGGCTCTCTGCGGGCCCAGAGTTGACAGCAACTATAGCCACAAAAGAGTGACTCTTTGCCCAGCTGGAACCCCCTCCCACCTCCCAGTACAGTATGTTGTCTCTGCGATGAAAGGCTGAGTGGAGGTTGCTGGTCTACAGTAGCCTTTTCCTAGAAGCACCTCCTGGCTACCTTTTCTCCTGGTTTACAGGTGCGTTTGGAAGACCATCACCTGCTCCCATATCTCCTGCTAAGTTAGGAAGTGAAAATGGCAGACTCAAGGCTGTGTTACTCCTGTACTGTTTAGATGAGAACCCAGTTTCCTCAGCCAATAAAGACCCTTAGCCTCTTTCTAACCCAATTGGTTTTCAATAGCCAGGGTAAACTTTTGCCCAATTTGTTGCTGGTAGCCAGTTCATTGGTGCCAGTTCTCTCCTGTTTGAATCAGAGTGCACGTTTCCCATATCAGAGGATGAAACAAAGTGTCACTGATTGAAGTTGGAGATGATTGAATTTCTGACACCTCAGACTGGCTCTGTGGTTAAAGCTGTTGCTCGCAAGTTGAATAGATGAGTGATTTTATCCACAAAGTGTGTTGCAAAATCATGGAAGTGGGTTGATTGCAATCGAGGCTTGAAGTGGGGTTCAACTGCTTTTCCTAGGGCAGTCACCACCTAGGATGACTGCACTGGGTGAGCCAAGATGGAGATTGTTGCTGCCCCAACATGGTCATTTAAAATGAATCTGTTTGGCTGTTGGTATGAGGCAAAAAGTGTGTGTACTCTGCTTTGTCTGCCTACAGCAGGAGACTTGCTAATGAAGCAGTGGGAAGACGTTGTTTAGTCGTtaagtcatgtccgactctttgtgaccccatggaccagtaaCTACCGGGTACTCTGAACAACCAGTATTAAACTAGATGACTTGAAGCAGGGGTGGCgctaggggtggtggtgggggcagtatgccccgggtgccaggggaggggggtgacaagcggaggcccctcccaccactccccaaggggagccccgccgcccagcaccctgtcTGTGTAGCTCGCTCCGTGCCCCAGGATGAGCAGCGTTGCACAGATGgcgtgtgcggtgctgctgctcctggggcgatgGAGCgaacgtgggggtgacaagcagcggcccctccaaccactcccacacgccgccgctccctccgtcaccccgggagcagcagctcaCGGCCCGACGACAATGTGACGTCacaacgccctgcccccaggggcgcctcgtttcgccgccccgggtagcacggagccttcctctgcccctgcttgaAGGCTGCCTCAGAGACCAATTTGCACCTGAGCCTTTTGTGGCCAGGCCAGAACAGAGGGACTGGGCAGGTGGGGGCCTACTCCAAGTTCCCTAGCAGAGGCAAAGGGGGAACTTTTGCTAAAGATTATTGAAATGGGGCCTACATTTCCCATCTGGTCTGGGCTTATCACCAGCTTTGCATCATCCTGTAGGTGGCTGTATTCTGCCATTGCAAGGGTGCTTTGGTGCAGGCACCTTGGCCTATAATGAATCTAGCATCTGTATTGGGGTGCATGTTTCCTCTTTACCTGACATCGCATCTCTGTAACTGACAAGTAATTGAAATTATTGCTAAGAAGTTTGCTTTAATAAAAGTTCCTGTTATGCTTGCTAGGCTAGAGAGGAAGACTCAAATCAAGATGGAATGATGGACCTGTTAAATTTTCATCTGGAGCTTCCACTTCAAGCTACAGAGCAAATAGTTGGGATCCAGCTCATTCTGACATTTACCTATCAGTTGCAGGTGAGTGCCACAAGCCATAGCTTTCTAGGTGCCACTCAGTGTTTGAGGACAGGCAGCCTAATCCTCTTATTTGCTGTGGTTATGGTGGCTGCTGCTTCATTTACTCAGTATCCCATGCTCAGCTAGTAGAACAGCTttctatgaattttttttttttttggtgaggggAGGTCATAGTTGGGAGGAGTTAAGCCTCCCTTCCCCAGTTgtgacacatgcacacaaactgcAATGAAAGAAGTTTTATGCTGGCTATTGTGGGGGTAGGGATGCTGCATGTGCCAAGAAAGGGCTTGATGGGTGCATGTACACCCGCAGCTGACACACTGGTGACTCCCAGCAGCAGGGGAAGAGGACTTTGGGCCACAGGCTTCATGGAAGAGATGTGATTTCATGAAAGGTCTTGCTTGGGACACTACATGCGTGATTTATTGCTTGGTTTAGTTCATACtataatttttttagttttttgaGGTGCAGTCATAATGCAATACATAATGCAGGCCACCAGTTAAAAAGTTGTATTctatccttttctatatttgattATTTTGATCATTTGTTTTACATACATTCAGCCCGATGCTCTGCCTACCAGATAGGAAGCTTTGGTATTCTGAGTGTTGTGTTTGTATCACTTGTAGAATGATTAAGGCTGAGCCATaaacctttccttttctctctctccctctgtttccATTTCAGAGAATGTCTACATTCGTGATGCAGAGCATGGCCTTTTGGCAGGCCTCTTCCCCTTTGCCAGGGTCAAAGGTCTTTGTGAGCGGAGACCTGAAGCTTCTCCAGAGGCAGCCACTTAGCCATACTGGGCTGGACAGCAGATATAATGTGAGTGGCCTTTTACATTTCAGTCCTTTCAAGCAGTTTTGTTGCCCTTTGTGATGTCTTTTCCACTGCAACTGATGCTGCTGGAGTCAAACACTAATTGCAAAGTGTGGTCATGCCAGTGAAATGTGCACTGTTTGATATTCAGGTTATACAGTGGAGGAGATACTAATTTCACATAGCGTAAAATTCACCTGTACTGTGGTATTGCCAAGCAACAATCTCATAATGAGCTAAAGACACTTCAGAAAGTCTAGGGATCTCTTTGATGGCCACCCATTATAGCTGAAGCATGTCTACCCTGAATAGGAAGGGGTATTATTAGGGCTGAACCAGGCAGGGGCCCTTCTGGTCTGCATCACTCTTATCTCTTGCCTGAGACTTACATTGTGTGGCCTGTCCCAATAtgtctgttcttgttttttaataCAAAGTGATCTCACTGTGACAGGTATCTGTGATCAATGGTACAAGCCCTTTTGCCCAGGACTATGATCTTGTGAACATTGTTGCAGCATATCAGGAGAGGAATGGTGAGTTTGCAATGTGCACAGTCCTTTCTAGGTTAACTGATACTTGTTTTTCACCAGCTACTTCAGAATTATGATCAAATGCCCACAAGGTCTTTGTTGTTTCCTTTGCAGTCACAACAATTTTGTCTGGTCCCGGCCCTATCTGGGTGGTTGGAAGAGCACCTGATGCACCGTTTGTGGTCCAGACAACCATCCACTACCCAGTGGAACTGATCCTATATCCTTTGGTTGCCAGGTGGTTGTGGGTTGGCCCACATGGTCTCAGTCTGGCATGGAAGTGGTGGAAGCTGTTTTGAGCTGTGCTTGGCAATCGTGGCACTTGGTAGGTAGTGTTCGACAATCTGAATGTGGAGAAAGTAGCTGCTGGGTTGGACCAATAGAGAAGAATGCCTGATGAAGAATTCCATGAAACTTGCCTGGAGGCAAGGTGGTGTCACTGTAGACCACCAAAGGTGGCTGATTGAAAGATTATTTTGAGATGAGGAATGAAATCAAAAAAGCATCCAAAATCGGAAATGCTGTAGCTGTGGGTGACTTCAGTTACCCTCACGTAGACTGGCTACATATGTATTCCAGTCGTGACAAAGAGATAAAATTTCCAGATACCTTAAATGACTGTGCCCTAAACAGTTCGTCATGGAATCAACCAGAGGGGACAGTGACCTGGGATCTAATGGTGCCCAGCGCCCTTGTGCAAGATGTAAATGTTGTTGGGCCAGTTGGGAACAGTGACCATAGTGCTATTAGTCAATTGCCAGGAAAGTCCAACACACAGTCACTTTTTACTTCAAAAAAGGAAACTACCCTAAAATGTATTGGTAAAAAGAAAGCTGATAGGCaaagtcaagagggtcaaatTACTCCAAAATCCTTGGGAGTTGTTTAAAAGCACTATATCAGAAGCTCAACTAGAGTGTATATCACAGATCAGGAAAGGTACCCTGAGGGGCAGGAGtatgccagcatgacaaaggagTCAAATGTGTGTCGAAAGTGTATGAGATTGTGGAGAAGTTGAATAAAGTATTTCTATCTTCGCGGAGGAAGATAATAGGAGAGATCCTAGTATGTGAACTAAGTCTTAGGTACTGAGGCAGATGGCATTGATGAGAGTTGTAGATTTAATAGTCAAAAATAAGAACTGACAAACTCACCTCAAAAAGAATAGTATAGATttggaaaaagttcagaaaagtaCAACCAAAATGATTGAGAGGATGGAGCAACTCCACTGAGCAAAGGTTGCAGCATAtgcatagcatggagaaagtggatagaggaaagtttttcttcctctcgcATGAACTCATGGGCAtctagtgaagctgaatgttagaagattcacgGCCGATAAAatacttcttcacgcagcacatcattaaactcgctcccacaggaggcagtgatgggcaccaatttggatggctttagaagattaggcagattcatggagagcaaggctatcagtggctactagccttgatgactatgttctacctccaccctCAGAGTCATTATGCCTCTGAGtacaattgctgggaatcacaagtgagcaGTGTGTTGCACTGctttccagcttgcaggcttcccacaggcatctgcttggcagctttgagaacaggatgctcaactagatAAGCCGTTGGCCTGTTACAGAAGGCTCATCCTATGTTCGTAACTTGTACTTGCATAGGGATGGGAGTTTTCCTTGTGTCTCCTATTGTTTATTGAGTGTTCTCAACCACCTTTCTTCTAGATCCAGATCTAATCTCTCACTTTGCTGGTCATATGTGTTTGAGGTGTGTATTCTGAACTTGTGTGAAGACACTTGAAAATCGAATTTTCCTTGACTCTTGCTACATATCAGCCAGGTTTCTGGGAGATGATTAAGTTTGCCTGGATTCAGTATGTTGCCATCCTGCTGATCTTTCTTTGGATTTTTGGAAGAATAAAAATCTTCCTTTTCCAGAATCAAGTGCTAACCACAGTACCAGTGACACCAGTTCCCCCTGGGTTGTCATATAAAGAGCACCAGTCCTGAACATACTTCTAAAAATAACTAAAACTCCCAACAGGATGAATGAATATCccatgctttcattttttttcttcagcagCTTTGCACATTGAAGATGAGGAGGCACCTGTGTGTTTGTGGTCAAGGCTTATTGCAAGAGTGAAAAGAACTCTGTATTTCAGTTCTCTCTGAGCCAAGTATTTCCACTTGAGCTGCTATGTGAGCAGCATATTGGGGACCTAATTTGCTGCCTTGCAATTTGGTCTTCAGTTGTATTTCAAACACTATCTGCACACACCTGAAGGAGCTTCAGTTGATAATGAGATACACTGTTTTAAGTAAATTCATTCTCTTTAATACTTTTATCATGGATTATGTTTTGTTATTTCTCCACTGAATTTCAGGCTTGCAGGTTTGGTTAATTCCCTGTTGTTGTAATCCTACATAGGGATTTTAACACAGAAACAAACACAGCCGTATGAAAAGGCAGTAATACAATTGCATTTCCAAGAAGGCAGCATTAGCTGGTCTGTTCAGTCTGAGAGGACAAGGGTAGGGAGAAGCCTGCCCACCTCCCACAGCAGAGAAAGCATGCCGGTTTTGTACAGTTTAGTTCATTTATTCTCACTCTCCAGCACGTTCCTAGCGTGGTTATCAAAAAAAGTTAATGTTAAAACAAATGTTAAATAAACAGTGAAACACtacaaattaaaagcatttagcaggaaataaaacaaatgcaaagcaTGAAAGTAATtaacagattttaaaagcctggattttgtttagtttttttttttaaacaaaattgtcTTCACTGGGTGTCAAAATGACATCCTGGAAGCTTGCGCCTGGACATAAAATGGCATATCCTGGTGAGGTATTTTCAGTTTCTTGTCCCCCAGAAGATTCCTATAGCTTAATAGTGCAAAGGAGGGAACTGGCAGCCATTATTTCAGtacaacctacctcacagggctattgtgaggataaactggggagagggagaaccatctGCATCACCTTGAGGTcactggaggaaaggtgagatacaaaTGTAATCAATAAAGACAATACTTCATTGCAAGATTCTGCAGGACCTCCACGCTGGCTATTGGGTGTCTGTTGATAACAGTGAGTGAGGCTGTTACAGCTCCAGGAGGGGGTGTGCCTTTTTCATACTGAATTTTGTGCAGGTGGTAGATGTGTAAAACTAGACTGAATTTCCCTTTAGGAAACTCTTACAAAGTTTGATTGCCTAGGCTAAGGTCTATGCCAACTTTCCATTTCTCTTCATTTGCAAAGTCAGTGGGTGGTGGTTATGGCTGTGATAGTGGCAGCAGCATCAGCCCACTAGCCTCCTTGCCTACCTCCACTTGGCACCAAAGAgccttctggagcagcaaaaaggaGGGTTCCTTCTtatgccaccccccaccctgcatcAAGTGCTGTAAAGTACAAATTTGAAAGCCCTCTCAGTCTGCAGCTGAGGAAGCCTCTGCTTGTGCTCCACCCTCTTTCCTGAAGGGCAAAGATGAGCAAGAGGCACAAAAGGCAGGTGACAGGTAACAGGCAGGGTTTCCAGCATGAGtgttgctcagtggcagaagcATCAGCATTTTTCTTCTAGTGGGCTTTATGTGCTTCCTCTGGCAAGAAGGGGCAGTTCTGTGGCTGAGTGATCCTAAAGAGCCCTGGTGGTTTGCTAGCTTCTCCTTTTGTTGCCTGGAAAAAGAAGGTGGTAGTTGTGGGGTAAACAGAACTGGCCTCTTACAGTCCCTTTCAACTACCCCAGTCAAGCCCTGAGGAAAGAAACACTTCAGTGGCTTAACAAGCCCTTCTGAGGAAGAGGCATCAGGAGCACTgggcagtgtgtgtatgtgtgtatgcacTCTGCCTAGACACCTGTTCTTGGAAAAAACATCTCCTAGCTAGACAGTCCTTGCTTCTGAGCCACAGGCAAGAGTTCTCAGTCTTCCCTGCTGCAATGTTGAGCAGTTCTATGCTTAGTTTGTCAGCCAGCACTCCACCCTAGAGCAGAATTGGGTCTTCTGTAAAACCAGCCATCCAAGCCTAAGAGGCAGCTTCTGATTGTGGCCAGTGGCGTCCATCTAATTTGGTATCAACTGGAATGTTTCCCAACCCTATCTTGGCGAGACTGGGGACTGATGTTTTGCATACAAAACCATGTGTGATGCCACATCCTTAGACTGTGCTATAGTTTAGCATCTCCCATTTGCCTTTAATCCATTTTGCTGTTAATGTTTTATGGCAGTTTATTAGGGAAGTCAGTCTCTGCTCTTATTGGTTGAAGCCAAAAGGCTGCTCAGGACTGCatagaatgttaaaaaaaaatatatccggcgtccccctcccccaagttgaaGGACACTGCCGTTCAACTGTGCCTACGCCACGTCTTGTGATATGTGGGGCGAGGCTTACCTCCCctcattattttattcaagttggcacccctgcgaGGAAGTATTTTACtatataatataattttataaatgagTAGTAGGGGGCAGGAAGAGAGTGATGAGCAACTACAGCTGCCTCgtttacattgggggggggaggcggcaggcTGCACTTTGCATTGCTGCCTCGCCCCCCCGACCTTTCACGGACTGCAAATCAGGCGCCAAAGCGCTGGCCCAGCGTCCTAAGGCCTTCGCATGCATGACGCCCTTAGGAGGTCTACAAGCAGTCCTGCAAGGTAGACCCGATCGGTGTCGAGTCTACTTCCTAGTCCACTGCGGGGCGGGGGCTACGGCCGCTGGCTGCACGAAGCAGCGGGCCTGGTCTACGCGGCTCCTTTTtgcccttaaagccacgggacgGGCGCCTGAGCGACAGCGTGCGCGAGAAAGGCGGGTCAGCATCCCGAGTCGACCAGCCTTGTTGGGAGCGCACCGACGTGCAGGTCGGTGTTGGTAGCACCGTCGggttcctcccccctccacccgGTGTGGCAACCCCTCATCAGGCATTTGGGGGCCGAAAGGCCGGCCACGCGTGGTAAGCGAGAAGCAGCGCCTCCGTCGTCCTTGGAGCTCTCGGCTGATGGGCGGAGATGGAGGATGGCGGAGCCTGGACGGCGCGCACCACCTTGCAGGGGGCTGGCCTGGGCGCAGAGCCCACCTCCCGCAGAGGGGGCTGCTCGGCCTCCCGCCCTGGACCGGCCCCTCCTTGGCGCCTCCCTTCGGCGGCCGCTTCGGGACGCGGCGGCGGCCACGTCTGAAAGCGGCTCATTGTCCgcggagcagcggcggcggcacctGGAGCGACCCGGCGAGGGCAGCAAGCCAGTCAGCCTGCGCGTCTCAGCCCCCAGGCCCCGCCTGCCCCCTGTTTTCCAAATTCCCCGCGTCTCTGAGGAAAGGGCCCGTGAGTCTTGGCCGAGGTGAGGAGACGAAACGAGGCAGCTGCGAGGACTCCGGCCCAGGACGGCTGCATTCCTGCGGGGATGTCGGGGCGGCCGTGGCGCAGCTGGGGGTTCTGTCTCCCCCACCGGGTTCTCCGAGGCCCTCCCGGAGGGACAGGGGCAGCAGCAGATTCCCTCTGCTTGGGCACCCATCCCTGCCCGCCCTCGCCCTCGCCCTCGCCCTCGCTCTCCTCCACTTCCACTCATCTCGTGCGGGACAGGAGAGTCAGGCCCGCGCGGCGTCGAGGAGTTCGAGGTCTGTGCGCCGCCGGACTTGGAGGCGCGGCAGGCGTAACTCAGAGAACGAAAGACGCCGCGACGGCCTTTGAGCGCGTGCAGAGTGCGCCCGTATCCAAGCAGCGTCATCTGGCGGAGGGCGCGGCTGAAGCCCGGGCGCATCTCAAGCAGCCGTCCTTAAGCTCTCGGGTCGGAAGAAACGTGCGTCGCTCTGGGCTTCCTCCTGCAACTGCCTGCCTCACTGCTTGGCGGTGGATGGCTCACTTTAGCACACCTCCGgggtctcttcctcctcctggcacTGGTTGCAGTTGATATCCTTTTGCACAGGCTCTGCTTGGTAGATGACTCTGAGTGGGTCGTATGCCTCAATACTCCATATGTCACGGGAGAAGTTATGCTTTactgagttttgttttttaaggggggggggagagatggttaCTTGCATTTCCTGCACAGATTGTGCAAATGAACTAGAACTGTACCCTGTactctgccttgagctccttggaataaaGGTGGGATAGAGCTATGGACAACAAATAAATACTTAAAaaacagatttgtccatctctacttgctgatcagaaggttggcggttcgaatccccgcgacgggttgagctcccgttgttcggtcggtccctgctcctgccaacctaacagtttaaaagtatgaagtgcaagtagataaataggtaccgctctggcgggaaggtaaatggcgtttccatgcgctgctctggctcgccagaagtggcttagtcatgctggccacatgacctggaagctgtactcacagccagtaaagcgagatgagcgctgcaaccccagagtcatccacaactggacctaacggtcaggggttgcTTTAgctttctttacctttttacacattTAGTATAACTACTTCAAAGCTCTGTCCCCTCCCCACAGCATCTCCAAAATTAGGCTGAGAAAGACCCCTGTTAGTAAACTGGTGAACTTCTGTGGAGACCAACCTTTGCCAATCtgttggtgccttccagatgttttgagccaCAAGTCTTTCTTTCACCTTGCCTATATGTATGGCAACCCAGGCTGTTAACTTGTTTGCATGCAAGGTCCTTGTGTGTCATCATCATCCTACTGAAAACTGAAcagctccccccctctttttcctccAGTTGTGCTCTGCTTCAGCCAGAATGGTGAGGATCCGAATATCCAGCACTACAGTTGCAATCTTCCTTGTGATTCAGACAGGATTTCTACTGTTTTTGTGTGCTCAGCATGGTGGCTTTATGTCTCAGTCTGAAGAGAAACCACCCCAGGTGCACATTCTCATCCTCTCCTCCTGGAGGTCAGGGTCTTCCTTTGTCGGGCAGCTCTTCAGCCAACACCCTGATGTCTTCTACATGATGGAGCCAGCCTGGCACGTGTGGGTAACCATGTACCAAAACAGTGCCAAGGTCCTGCACATGGCGGTGCGGGACCTCATCCGGTCAGTCTTCAAGTGTGACATGTCGGTCTTCGATGCCTACCTGCCATGGAAGAGAAATGTGTCAGATCTCTTCCAGTGGGCAGTGAGTCGTGCCTTGTGCACAGATCCTGTTTGTGAATTGTTCCACCGCACTGATATCACCAGCGAAAGTGCCTGCAAGGCTGTCTGTGGGAAATCCCCCTTCAGCAAAGTGGAAGAGGCCTGCAAGAGCTATAGCCACGTTGTCCTGAAGGAAGTCCGGATCTTTGACCTCAAGGTGCTTTACCCTCTCCTCACTGACCCCTCCCTGAACCTTAAAGTCATCCACCTGGTCCGTGACCCCAGAGCTGTTGTGAAATCCAGGGAGCAATCAGCAAAAGCTCTTGCCCGTGACAATGGGATTGTCTTGAGCATGAATGGCACAAAAGTGGAAGATGGCCAGTACAAAGTCCTGCAGGAGATCTGTAGAAGCCACGTTCAGATTTATGAAACAGCAACCCTGAAACCTCCAAGTTTTCTGAAAGATCGTTACTTGAT is a window from the Lacerta agilis isolate rLacAgi1 chromosome 8, rLacAgi1.pri, whole genome shotgun sequence genome containing:
- the TMEM231 gene encoding transmembrane protein 231, which translates into the protein MAWLEVVSESGGRRHRVALCSLTALGLLLLGVLTYVPPLLVAYRSHGFWLKRSSYAEQPSVRFRHEVLLVGLMEDGGFVGWSSFPACNRLLGDRLRVPLVSAREEDSNQDGMMDLLNFHLELPLQATEQIVGIQLILTFTYQLQRMSTFVMQSMAFWQASSPLPGSKVFVSGDLKLLQRQPLSHTGLDSRYNVSVINGTSPFAQDYDLVNIVAAYQERNVTTILSGPGPIWVVGRAPDAPFVVQTTIHYPVELILYQPGFWEMIKFAWIQYVAILLIFLWIFGRIKIFLFQNQVLTTVPVTPVPPGLSYKEHQS
- the LOC117052134 gene encoding carbohydrate sulfotransferase 5-like isoform X2; its protein translation is MEVVEAVLSCAWQSWHLLCSASARMVRIRISSTTVAIFLVIQTGFLLFLCAQHGGFMSQSEEKPPQVHILILSSWRSGSSFVGQLFSQHPDVFYMMEPAWHVWVTMYQNSAKVLHMAVRDLIRSVFKCDMSVFDAYLPWKRNVSDLFQWAVSRALCTDPVCELFHRTDITSESACKAVCGKSPFSKVEEACKSYSHVVLKEVRIFDLKVLYPLLTDPSLNLKVIHLVRDPRAVVKSREQSAKALARDNGIVLSMNGTKVEDGQYKVLQEICRSHVQIYETATLKPPSFLKDRYLMIRFEDLVRDPLVEITAMYKFSGLQLTSKLENWIYNITHGQGPSRKREAFQITSRDAVNVSQAWRTVLSFQKVKQVQEVCKGALNILGYQLVDSEKEQKDLSFDLVLPHRKSQFSWASFSEN
- the LOC117052134 gene encoding carbohydrate sulfotransferase 5-like isoform X1, whose product is MVTCISCTDCANELELYPVLCLELLGIKLCSASARMVRIRISSTTVAIFLVIQTGFLLFLCAQHGGFMSQSEEKPPQVHILILSSWRSGSSFVGQLFSQHPDVFYMMEPAWHVWVTMYQNSAKVLHMAVRDLIRSVFKCDMSVFDAYLPWKRNVSDLFQWAVSRALCTDPVCELFHRTDITSESACKAVCGKSPFSKVEEACKSYSHVVLKEVRIFDLKVLYPLLTDPSLNLKVIHLVRDPRAVVKSREQSAKALARDNGIVLSMNGTKVEDGQYKVLQEICRSHVQIYETATLKPPSFLKDRYLMIRFEDLVRDPLVEITAMYKFSGLQLTSKLENWIYNITHGQGPSRKREAFQITSRDAVNVSQAWRTVLSFQKVKQVQEVCKGALNILGYQLVDSEKEQKDLSFDLVLPHRKSQFSWASFSEN
- the LOC117052134 gene encoding carbohydrate sulfotransferase 5-like isoform X3; amino-acid sequence: MVRIRISSTTVAIFLVIQTGFLLFLCAQHGGFMSQSEEKPPQVHILILSSWRSGSSFVGQLFSQHPDVFYMMEPAWHVWVTMYQNSAKVLHMAVRDLIRSVFKCDMSVFDAYLPWKRNVSDLFQWAVSRALCTDPVCELFHRTDITSESACKAVCGKSPFSKVEEACKSYSHVVLKEVRIFDLKVLYPLLTDPSLNLKVIHLVRDPRAVVKSREQSAKALARDNGIVLSMNGTKVEDGQYKVLQEICRSHVQIYETATLKPPSFLKDRYLMIRFEDLVRDPLVEITAMYKFSGLQLTSKLENWIYNITHGQGPSRKREAFQITSRDAVNVSQAWRTVLSFQKVKQVQEVCKGALNILGYQLVDSEKEQKDLSFDLVLPHRKSQFSWASFSEN